One window of the Candidatus Aminicenantes bacterium genome contains the following:
- the ybgF gene encoding tol-pal system protein YbgF produces MKPKVPLAALIVLLLSSLPLAAVKKDTKMILDEIQKLADTIAALDAKVDAMAAELAGLAKKSNISDERIGAMSRSQADMAQNREDLMLSMQFFKEELNDIKNSLSKINDRIMNIPAGPGGVTAGAPDNVAGGGIRTAEPSISQDPSSIYYAAYSDYIKENFDLAIEGFRQFIRNFPESGLADNSLYWIGECYYAKKKYQDAINTFNELLNKYRDGDKAPAAILKKGYALLEMGRQSEGIAILKDLISRFPLSEESSLAQQKIKEFSE; encoded by the coding sequence ATGAAGCCAAAGGTCCCCCTGGCGGCACTGATCGTCCTGCTGCTCAGTTCCCTGCCCCTGGCGGCGGTGAAAAAAGACACCAAGATGATCCTGGACGAAATCCAGAAGTTGGCCGATACCATCGCCGCCCTGGATGCGAAAGTCGACGCCATGGCCGCCGAGCTGGCCGGCTTGGCCAAGAAATCGAACATCAGTGACGAGCGCATCGGCGCCATGTCGCGCAGTCAGGCCGACATGGCCCAGAACCGGGAAGACCTGATGCTCAGCATGCAGTTTTTCAAGGAAGAATTGAACGACATAAAGAACTCATTGAGCAAGATAAACGACAGGATCATGAACATCCCCGCCGGGCCCGGAGGCGTCACGGCGGGCGCCCCCGACAATGTCGCCGGCGGCGGCATCAGGACCGCCGAGCCGTCCATCAGCCAGGACCCTTCAAGCATCTATTACGCCGCCTATTCCGACTACATCAAAGAGAACTTCGACCTGGCCATCGAGGGTTTCAGGCAGTTCATCCGCAATTTCCCCGAAAGCGGCCTGGCCGACAATTCCCTGTACTGGATCGGCGAATGCTACTATGCCAAGAAGAAATACCAGGACGCCATCAACACCTTCAACGAACTGCTCAACAAGTACCGGGACGGCGACAAGGCGCCGGCCGCTATCCTGAAAAAGGGCTACGCGCTGCTGGAAATGGGCCGGCAAAGCGAAGGCATCGCCATTCTCAAGGACCTGATCTCGCGCTTCCCGTTGTCCGAGGAATCGTCTTTGGCCCAGCAAAAAATCAAGGAGTTCAGCGAATAA
- a CDS encoding electron transfer flavoprotein subunit beta/FixA family protein produces the protein MNIYVCLKQVPDTEASILVKDGKSIQEANIKWIVSPYDEYAIEEALKLKEKTPGSTVTAVCLGPERVHNALRSALAMGVDKAVQIESNVYLDDQATARALAEVIKADSAFGIIFTGKQAIDNDSYQLHLLLAENLGIPAATNVTAFAVEGQTAKVQREIDEGAKEMIEMSIPCLVAAAKGLNTPRYASMMGIMKAKKIEIKKVSLNDIGVSESQNKVQLVKLSAPAEKPQGRVIPGEPADAVKELVRLLRDEAKVL, from the coding sequence ATGAACATATACGTTTGCCTCAAGCAAGTTCCCGATACGGAAGCCAGCATTCTGGTCAAGGACGGTAAATCCATCCAGGAAGCCAATATCAAATGGATAGTCAGCCCCTACGATGAATACGCCATCGAGGAGGCGCTGAAGCTCAAGGAAAAGACCCCCGGTTCCACGGTGACCGCCGTTTGCCTGGGCCCCGAGCGGGTGCACAATGCCCTACGTTCGGCACTGGCCATGGGCGTTGACAAGGCCGTTCAGATCGAGAGCAACGTCTACCTGGACGACCAGGCCACGGCCCGGGCCCTGGCCGAGGTCATCAAGGCCGACAGCGCCTTCGGCATCATCTTTACCGGCAAACAGGCCATCGACAACGACTCCTACCAGCTGCACCTCCTGCTGGCCGAGAACCTGGGCATCCCGGCGGCCACCAATGTCACGGCATTCGCCGTCGAAGGCCAGACGGCGAAGGTCCAGCGCGAAATCGACGAAGGGGCGAAGGAGATGATCGAGATGTCCATACCCTGCCTGGTGGCGGCCGCCAAGGGCCTGAACACCCCGCGCTACGCGTCGATGATGGGCATTATGAAAGCTAAGAAAATCGAAATCAAAAAGGTCAGTTTGAACGATATCGGCGTCAGCGAAAGCCAGAACAAGGTCCAGCTGGTCAAGCTCTCGGCCCCGGCCGAAAAGCCCCAGGGTCGTGTCATCCCCGGCGAACCGGCCGACGCGGTCAAGGAACTGGTACGGCTTCTGCGCGACGAAGCCAAGGTACTCTAG
- the ssb gene encoding single-stranded DNA-binding protein yields MSQVRSLNRVILVGRAGKDPEVTVMPKSGQQLAKFSLATNEGYFDKNSNAWKDLPTEWHNIVAWRALAQKVEKSLGKGDLVLVEGSIRTRKWQDKNGQDRSTTEIQADNITILDRRKDQGAGGAGAPYPSGNAGRNSFPDSTDGGLPPFAAAPEGDDRSFEDEDPF; encoded by the coding sequence ATGAGCCAAGTTCGCAGCTTGAATCGCGTCATCCTGGTCGGCCGGGCAGGGAAGGACCCAGAGGTCACGGTTATGCCTAAAAGCGGTCAGCAGTTGGCCAAGTTCTCCCTGGCCACCAACGAAGGATATTTTGACAAGAACAGCAACGCCTGGAAGGACCTGCCGACGGAGTGGCACAACATCGTCGCCTGGAGAGCTCTAGCCCAAAAAGTTGAAAAAAGCTTGGGTAAAGGCGATCTGGTGCTGGTCGAAGGCAGCATCCGCACGCGCAAATGGCAGGATAAGAACGGTCAAGACCGATCGACCACCGAGATCCAAGCCGACAATATAACCATCCTGGATCGGCGCAAAGACCAGGGCGCCGGGGGTGCCGGGGCGCCGTATCCATCGGGAAATGCCGGCAGAAACTCCTTCCCCGACAGCACCGACGGTGGCCTGCCCCCCTTCGCGGCCGCTCCGGAAGGAGACGACCGCAGCTTCGAGGATGAGGATCCGTTCTAA
- a CDS encoding ABC transporter substrate-binding protein: MQIIYFKVLTQLLALCLVFAIKPYYGGEISIKLNEPTSFTLNTANYSNLILYSLIYENFFYLQKDGAITTHLFEDYRYDTGSRVLTLTVKDNLSFSNGKPLTARNIQMSLKMFLGANLFAASKLNRIIKNIRVEGDQTVIELRNDCPDILAMLTVPDLVVLAESEQSFSGPFYPDEWQKGSTLILKANPFYAGGRTFLDSVRVMFGDDALPDVFLSNPKSIKENYREFDSGISQNIYLCFLQGDVGQNTKLALYSLLKKFNEASGSKYRELRSLTSDEESPVSIQIKTISTQKTASILKASDIKLYILASLSYLEKDMTAFLKDSNLKIETVFIDDSQMMNFLNSSAIKYILIDKIFQSKIPIEEKLSRILKESSFNQFNAKYLRMLGELDEVKYSNSQDLLMEQVARISEAIINDGFIFPLFQKDYSLYIRKDWQATEIDYYGRLLLQKASKNSD, encoded by the coding sequence ATGCAGATAATTTATTTTAAGGTTCTAACCCAGTTGCTGGCATTGTGCCTGGTCTTCGCCATCAAGCCCTACTACGGAGGCGAGATCAGCATCAAGCTCAACGAGCCCACCTCGTTCACCCTGAACACTGCCAATTATTCCAACCTGATCCTCTATTCCCTGATCTATGAAAATTTCTTTTACCTGCAGAAGGATGGCGCGATCACGACCCATCTGTTCGAGGATTACCGCTACGACACCGGCAGCCGCGTCCTGACCCTGACCGTCAAGGACAATCTCAGTTTTTCCAACGGCAAGCCGCTGACCGCCAGGAACATCCAGATGTCCCTGAAAATGTTCCTGGGGGCCAACCTTTTCGCGGCCAGCAAACTGAACCGGATCATCAAGAACATCCGCGTGGAAGGCGACCAAACCGTGATCGAGCTGCGCAATGACTGCCCCGATATCCTGGCCATGCTGACCGTTCCCGATCTGGTGGTGCTGGCCGAGAGCGAGCAGTCGTTTTCCGGCCCTTTCTATCCCGACGAATGGCAAAAAGGCAGCACCCTGATCCTGAAAGCCAACCCGTTTTACGCCGGCGGCAGGACATTCCTGGACTCGGTCAGGGTCATGTTCGGCGACGACGCGCTCCCCGACGTGTTTCTTTCCAATCCGAAGTCGATCAAGGAGAACTACCGCGAGTTCGATTCGGGGATCTCCCAGAACATCTATCTTTGCTTCCTGCAGGGCGATGTTGGCCAGAACACCAAACTCGCCCTGTACTCGCTCCTGAAAAAATTCAACGAGGCTTCCGGTTCCAAGTACCGGGAGCTGCGCTCGCTGACCAGCGACGAGGAATCGCCGGTTTCCATCCAGATCAAGACCATTTCGACGCAAAAGACGGCGTCGATCCTCAAAGCCTCGGACATCAAGCTGTACATCCTGGCTTCGCTCTCCTACCTGGAAAAGGACATGACGGCATTCCTGAAGGACAGCAACCTGAAAATCGAAACGGTTTTCATCGACGACAGCCAGATGATGAATTTCCTGAATTCCTCGGCCATCAAGTACATCCTGATCGACAAGATCTTCCAGAGCAAGATTCCTATTGAAGAAAAGCTCAGCCGCATCCTCAAGGAATCGAGCTTCAATCAGTTCAACGCCAAGTATTTGCGCATGCTCGGCGAGCTGGACGAGGTCAAGTACAGCAATTCGCAGGATTTGCTGATGGAGCAGGTCGCCCGCATCAGCGAAGCCATCATCAATGACGGATTCATATTCCCGTTGTTCCAGAAAGATTATTCCCTGTACATCCGCAAGGATTGGCAGGCGACCGAAATCGACTATTACGGGAGGCTGCTCTTGCAAAAGGCGAGTAAAAACAGTGATTAA